The proteins below come from a single Zea mays cultivar B73 chromosome 8, Zm-B73-REFERENCE-NAM-5.0, whole genome shotgun sequence genomic window:
- the LOC100284537 gene encoding GDSL esterase/lipase At2g31550-like precursor, with the protein MARIMAAIAILLAAFFVLAPDLATAAAAAAAAPQSAVPAVFAFGDSTLDPGNNNGLATLVRADHAPYGRGFPGGAATGRFSDGKLITDYIVESLGIKDLLPAYRGSGLTVAEASTGVSFASGGSGLDDLTAQTAMVSTFGSQITDFQALLGRIGMPKAAGIANRSLYVVSAGTNDVTMNYFVLPVRTISFPTVDQYSAYLIGRLQGYIQSLYKLGARNFMVSGLPPVGCLPITKSLHSLGSGGCVADQNAAAERYNAALRQMLTRLEAASPGAALAYVDVYTPLMDMVAQPQKYGFTETSRGCCGNGLPAMGALCTSALPQCRSPAQFMFFDSVHPTQATYKALADHIVQSQKPKT; encoded by the exons ATGGCGCGCATCATGGCAGCCATCGCGATCTTGCTCGCCGCCTTCTTCGTCCTCGCTCCGGATCTGGCCAccgcagcggcagcggcagcggcagcgccGCAGAGCGCCGTCCCGGCCGTGTTCGCGTTCGGGGACTCCACGCTGGACCCGGGCAACAACAACGGCCTGGCCACGCTGGTGCGCGCCGACCACGCGCCCTACGGCCGCGGCTTCCCGGGCGGCGCGGCCACGGGCCGCTTCTCGGACGGCAAGCTCATCACCGACTACATCGTCGAGTCGCTCGGCATCAAGGACCTCCTGCCGGCGTACCGCGGCAGCGGCCTCACCGTGGCGGAGGCGTCCACGGGGGTCAGCTTCGCGTCGGGCGGGTCCGGCCTCGACGACCTGACCGCGCAGACCGCCATGGTGTCCACGTTCGGCTCGCAGATCACCGACTTCCAGGCCCTGCTCGGCAGGATCGGCATGCCCAAGGCCGCCGGGATCGCCAACAGGTCGCTCTACGTGGTCTCCGCCGGcaccaacgacgtcaccatgaacTACTTCGTCCTGCCGGTCCGGACCATCAGCTTCCCCACCGTCGACCAGTACAGTGCCTACCTCATCGGCAGGCTCCAGGGATACATCCAG agcTTGTACAAGCTGGGAGCCCGGAACTTCATGGTGTCCGGCCTGCCGCCGGTGGGGTGCCTGCCGATCACGAAGAGCCTCCACAGTCTCGGGTCGGGAGGTTGCGTCGCCGACCAGAACGCGGCCGCGGAGCGGTACAACGCGGCGCTGCGGCAGATGCTGACCAGGCTGGAGGCCGCGTCCCCCGGCGCCGCGCTCGCGTACGTCGACGTGTACACCCCGTTGATGGACATGGTCGCGCAGCCCCAGAAATACG GTTTCACCGAGACGAGCCGAGGCTGCTGCGGGAACGGTCTGCCGGCGATGGGGGCGCTCTGCACCAGCGCGCTGCCGCAGTGCCGGTCGCCGGCGCAGTTCATGTTCTTCGACTCGGTGCACCCGACGCAGGCCACCTACAAGGCTCTCGCCGACCACATCGTCCAGTCACAAAAACCTAAGACTTAG